In Passer domesticus isolate bPasDom1 chromosome 1, bPasDom1.hap1, whole genome shotgun sequence, one DNA window encodes the following:
- the MC4R gene encoding melanocortin receptor 4, translated as MNFTQHRGTFQPLHFWNHSYRLHGGASEPNAKGHSSGGCYEQLFVSPEVFVTLGIVSLLENVLVIVAIAKNKNLHSPMYFFICSLAVADMLVSVSNGSETIVITLLNNTDTDAQSFTINIDNVIDSVICSSLLASICSLLSIAVDRYFTIFYALQYHNIMTVKRVGVIITCIWAACTVSGILFIIYSDSSVVIICLISMFFTMLILMASLYVHMFMMARMHIKKIAVLPGTGPVRQGANMKGAITLTILIGVFVVCWAPFFLHLIFYISCPYNPYCVCFMSHFNFYLILIMCNSIIDPLIYAFRSQELRKTFKEIICCCSLRGLCDFPGKY; from the coding sequence ATGAATTTCACCCAGCACCGTGGGACATTCCAGCCTCTCCATTTCTGGAACCACAGCTACAGACTGCACGGAGGAGCCAGCGAGCCCAATGCAAAGGGCCACTCCTCAGGAGGCTGCTACGAGCAGCTCTTTGTATCCCCTGAAGTGTTTGTGACTCTGGGCATCGTCAGCTTGCTGGAGAACGTCCTGGTCATTGTGGCCATAGCCAAGAACAAGAACCTCCATTCACCCATGTACTTCTTCATCTGTAGCTTGGCAGTGGCTGACATGCTAGTGAGTGTATCTAATGGATCAGAAACCATTGTCATCACGCTGCTAAACAACACAGACACAGATGCACAGAGCTTTACCATAAACATTGACAATGTCATCGACTCAGTCATTTGCAGTTCCCTGCTTGCATCAATTTGCAGTCTTCTCTCAATAGCAGTGGACAGGTACTTTACAATCTTTTACGCCCTCCAGTACCATAATATCATGACCGTGAAGCGTGTAGGGGTTATCATCACATGCATCTGGGCTGCTTGCACAGTCTCAGGCATTTTGTTCATCATTTACTCTGACAGCAGTGTTGTCATCATCTGCCTAATCAGCATGTTCTTCACTATGCTCATTCTCATGGCATCCCTCTATGTCCACATGTTTATGATGGCTCGTATGCACATAAAAAAGATTGCTGTTCTTCCAGGGACTGGCCCTGTTCGCCAAGGGGCCAACATGAAAGGGGCCATCACTCTCACCATCCTGATTGGAGTTTTTGTTGTGTGCTGGGCTCCATTTTTCCTACACCTGATTTTCTACATCTCCTGCCCCTACAACCCTTACTGTGTGTGCTTCATGTCCCACTTTAATTTCTACCTCATCCTTATCATGTGCAATTCCATCATCGATCCACTTATCTATGCATTCCGGAGTCAGGAGCTCAGGAAAACTTTCAAGGAGATTATATGCTGCTGTAGCCTGAGAGGGCTTTGTGATTTCCCTGGCAAATATTAA